In Sardina pilchardus chromosome 10, fSarPil1.1, whole genome shotgun sequence, one genomic interval encodes:
- the LOC134093597 gene encoding troponin I, fast skeletal muscle-like, whose amino-acid sequence MTEKRMSMSRKHNLKGMMLQVAKDLLEAEAIQKVEERERYMEDSVPPLVIPHSKDELQELCRELQTKIDIIDEERYILEHTANRVVNEVKDLNIKIVDLKGKFKKPPLKKVRMSADAMLQALLGSKHKVNLDLRANLKQVKKEVKEEPADAGDWRKNLEDKAGMGGRKKMFEGAN is encoded by the exons ATGACGGA GAAAAGGATGTCTATGAGTCGGAAACACAACCTGAAG GGCATGATGCTCCAGGTTGCAAAAGATCTCCTTGAGGCGGAAGCCATTCagaaagtggaggagagggagcggtACATGGAGGATAGCGTCCCACCCCTCGTAATTCCACACAGCAAAGATGAACTGCAG GAGCTGTGCCGAGAGCTGCAAACCAAGATAGACATCATTGATGAGGAGAGATACATTTTAGAGCACACAGCAAATCGAGTTGTCAATGAG GTTAAGGACTTAAACATCAAAATCGTGGACCTAAAAGGAAAGTTTAAGAAGCCACCACTGAAGAAAGTACGTATGTCTGCAGATGCCATGCTTCAGGCTCTGCTGGGCTCCAAGCACAAGGTGAACTTGGACCTGAGAGCCAACCTGAAACAGGTGAAGAAGGAGGTCAAGGAAGAG CCCGCAGATGCTGGAGACTGGCGTAAGAACCTTGAGGACAAGGCTGGCATGGGTGGCAGGAAGAAGATGTTTGAGGGTGCTAATTAA
- the LOC134093601 gene encoding troponin I, fast skeletal muscle-like produces the protein MSEKKMTSSRKHHLKSLMLHIAGERIEQEAVDAKAAKEAYLNEHCPELSLPDGLEALQKLCKEIHQKIDKVDDERYDADSKLTKGAKEVEDLKFKVTDLKGMKKPALKKVRMSADQMLQALLGSKHKVTMDLRSNLKQVKKEVKQEATGDWRQNVEDKKDKKKMFEGAEA, from the exons atGTCTGA GAAAAAGATGACATCCAGCCGCAAGCATCATCTGAAG agtCTAATGCTTCACATCGCTGGAGAGCGAATTGAGCAGGAAGCGGTTGACGCTAAGGCTGCAAAGGAGGCCTACCTGAATGAGCATTGCCCTGAACTCTCATTACCTGATGGTCTGGAGGCACTACAG AAACTGTGCAAAGAGATCCATCAAAAGATTGACAAAGTGGATGATGAGAGATATGACGCTGATTCCAAACTGACCAAAGGAGCTAAGGAG GTTGAAGACCTGAAGTTCAAGGTCACTGACTTGAAGGGTATGAAGAAACCAGCTTTGAAGAAAGTACGTATGTCTGCCGATCAGATGCTGCAGGCTCTGCTGGGCTCCAAGCACAAGGTCACCATGGACTTGAGATCCAACCTGAAGCAGGTGAAGAAGGAGGTCAAGCAGGAGGCGACTGGCGACTGGCGCCAGAACGTTGAGGACAAGAAGGACAAGAAGAAGATGTTTGAGGGTGCTGAGGCGTAA
- the LOC134093600 gene encoding troponin I, fast skeletal muscle-like, with protein sequence MSDKKMTSSRRHHLKSLMLQIAATRLEQEEVDAVAAKEAYLNEQCPALSLPSGVEELQKLIKEIHGKIDKVDEERYDANSKVTKGAKDIEDLKFKVTEMKGMKKPALKKVRMSADQMLQALLGSKHKVTMDLRSNLKQVKKEVKQEATGDWRQNVEDKKDKKKMFEGAEA encoded by the exons ATGTCTGA CAAAAAGATGACATCGAGTCGCAGGCATCATCTGAAG AGCTTGATGCTTCAGATTGCTGCAACACGACTTGAACAAGAGGAAGTTGATGCTGTCGCGGCAAAGGAGGCCTACCTGAATGAGCAATGCCCTGCACTTAGTCTACCCAGCGGTGTTGAGGAGCTTCAA AAACTGATCAAAGAAATCCACGGCAAGATTGACAAAGTGGATGAGGAGAGATATGACGCAAATTCCAAAGTGACAAAAGGAGCTAAAGAT ATTGAAGATCTCAAGTTCAAGGTAACAGAGATGAAGGGTATGAAGAAACCAGCTCTGAAGAAAGTACGTATGTCTGCCGATCAGATGCTTCAGGCTCTGCTGGGCTCCAAGCACAAGGTCACCATGGACTTGAGATCCAACCTGAAGCAGGTGAAGAAGGAGGTCAAGCAGGAGGCGACTGGCGACTGGCGCCAGAACGTTGAGGACAAGAAGGACAAGAAGAAGATGTTTGAGGGTGCTGAGGCGTAA
- the LOC134093602 gene encoding troponin I, fast skeletal muscle-like, translated as MSHHKMTSSRKHHLKSVMLAIAEQRMEKEKVEIAAAKDAYLNEKCPELSLPGSLEDLQKLCKEIHQKIDKADEERYDADAKVTKGAKEIDELMFKVTDLKGMKKPALKKVRMSADQMLQALLGSKHKVTMDLRSNLKQVKKEVKQEATGDWRQNVEDKKDKKKMFEGAEA; from the exons ATGTCGCATCATAAGATGACCTCAAGTCGCAAGCATCATCTGAAG AGTGTGATGCTTGCGATTGCTGAGCAACgtatggagaaggagaaggttGAGATTGCAGCAGCCAAAGATGCCTACCTGAATGAGAAATGTCCTGAGCTTTCTCTGCCCGGCAGTCTGGAGGATCTTCAG AAACTGTGCAAAGAGATCCATCAGAAGATTGACAAAGCGGATGAGGAGAGATACGACGCTGATGCCAAAGTGACAAAAGGAGCTAAGGAG ATTGACGAACTGATGTTCAAGGTAACTGACTTGAAGGGTATGAAGAAGCCAGCTCTGAAGAAAGTACGTATGTCTGCCGATCAGATGCTTCAGGCTCTGCTAGGCTCCAAGCACAAGGTCACCATGGACTTGAGATCCAACCTGAAGCAGGTGAAGAAGGAGGTCAAGCAGGAGGCGACTGGCGACTGGCGCCAGAACGTTGAGGACAAGAAGGACAAGAAGAAGATGTTTGAGGGTGCTGAGGCGTAA
- the LOC134093599 gene encoding troponin I, fast skeletal muscle-like, translated as MSHHKMTSSRKHHLKSVMLAIAEQRMEKEKVDIVAAKDAYLNEKCPELSLPGTLEDLQKLCKEIHQKIDKVDDERYDADAKVTKGAKEIEELKFKVTDLKGMKKPALKKVRMSADQMLHALLGSKHKVTMDLRSNLKQVKKEVKQEATGDWRQNVEDKKDKKKMFEGAEA; from the exons ATGTCGCATCATAAGATGACCTCAAGTCGCAAGCATCATCTGAAG AGTGTGATGCTTGCGATTGCTGAGCAGCgtatggagaaggagaaggttGATATTGTAGCAGCCAAAGATGCCTACCTGAATGAGAAATGTCCTGAGCTTTCTCTGCCCGGCACTCTTGAGGACCTTCAG AAACTGTGCAAAGAGATCCATCAGAAGATTGACAAAGTGGATGATGAGAGATACGACGCTGATGCCAAAGTGACAAAAGGAGCTAAGGAG ATTGAGGAACTGAAGTTCAAGGTAACTGACTTGAAGGGTATGAAGAAGCCAGCTCTGAAGAAAGTACGTATGTCTGCCGATCAGATGCTTCATGCTCTGTTGGGCTCCAAGCACAAGGTCACCATGGACTTGAGATCCAACCTGAAGCAGGTGAAGAAGGAGGTCAAGCAGGAGGCGACTGGCGACTGGCGCCAGAACGTTGAGGACAAGAAGGACAAGAAGAAGATGTTTGAGGGTGCTGAGGCGTAA
- the LOC134093603 gene encoding troponin I, fast skeletal muscle-like, which translates to MAHKMTSSRKHHLKSVMLAIAEQRMEKEKADLVTAKEAYLNEHCPELSLPGTLEDLQKMCKEIHHKIDKADEERYDADAKVTKGAKEIDELKFKVTEMKGMKKPALKKVRMSADQMLQALLGSKHKVTMDLRSNLKQVKKEVKQEATGDWRQNVEDKKDKKKMFEGAEA; encoded by the exons ATGGCGCATAAGATGACCTCAAGTCGCAAGCATCACCTGAAG AGTGTGATGCTTGCGATTGCTGAGCAGCgtatggagaaggagaaagctGATCTTGTAACAGCCAAAGAGGCCTACCTGAATGAGCATTGTCCTGAGCTTTCTCTGCCCGGCACTCTTGAGGATCTTCAG AAAATGTGCAAAGAGATCCATCATAAGATTGACAAAGCGGATGAGGAGAGATACGACGCTGATGCCAAAGTGACAAAAGGAGCTAAAGAG ATTGATGAGCTGAAGTTCAAGGTAACAGAGATGAAGGGTATGAAGAAACCAGCTCTGAAGAAAGTACGTATGTCTGCTGATCAGATGCTTCAGGCTCTGCTGGGCTCCAAGCACAAGGTCACCATGGACTTGAGATCCAACCTGAAGCAGGTGAAGAAGGAGGTCAAGCAGGAGGCGACTGGCGACTGGCGCCAGAACGTTGAGGACAAGAAGGACAAGAAGAAGATGTTTGAGGGTGCTGAGGCGTAA
- the LOC134093610 gene encoding troponin I, fast skeletal muscle-like, producing the protein MPPKMTSSRKHHLKSVMLAIAEQRMEKEKSEIVAAKEAYLNEKCPELSLPGTLEDLQKLCKEIHQKIDKADEERYDPDAKVTKGAKEIDELKFKVTDLKGMKKPALMKVRMSADQMLQALLGSKHKVTMDLRSNLKQVKKEVKQEATGDWRQNVEDKKDKKKMFEGAEA; encoded by the exons ATGCCGCCTAAGATGACCTCAAGTCGCAAGCATCATTTGAAG AGTGTAATGCTTGCGATTGCTGAGCAACGTATGGAGAAGGAGAAATCTGAGATTGTAGCAGCCAAAGAGGCCTACCTGAATGAGAAGTGTCCTGAGCTTTCTCTGCCCGGCACTCTTGAGGACCTTCAG AAACTGTGCAAAGAGATCCATCAGAAGATTGACAAAGCGGATGAGGAGAGATACGACCCTGATGCCAAAGTGACAAAAGGAGCTAAGGAG ATTGATGAACTGAAGTTCAAGGTAACTGACTTGAAGGGTATGAAGAAACCAGCTCTGATGAAAGTACGTATGTCTGCCGATCAGATGCTTCAGGCTCTGTTGGGCTCCAAGCACAAGGTCACCATGGACTTGAGATCCAACCTGAAGCAGGTGAAGAAGGAGGTCAAGCAGGAGGCGACTGGCGACTGGCGCCAGAACGTTGAGGACAAGAAGGACAAGAAGAAGATGTTTGAGGGTGCTGAGGCGTAA